The Bacteroidota bacterium genome includes a region encoding these proteins:
- the purM gene encoding phosphoribosylformylglycinamidine cyclo-ligase, giving the protein MTTYRDAGVDIEEGEEAVKRIKPLVRQTFTPGVLTDIGAFGGFFKLDKDSYDEPVLVSSVDGVGTKLKVAFLMDRHNTVGQDLVNHCVNDIAVCGAKPLFFLDYFSTGKLSAGTAVSLIEGFAKACKENGCALIGGETAEMPDLYAAGEYDLAGTVVGVVEKSQIIDGSNVKEGDVLIGLPSTGLHTNGYSLARKVLFNAYDVHDKPTELGGVSVGDALLAIHRSYLDIIQSLATAGLVNGLAHITGGGIPGNTARIIPDGLQATYNYDAWEVPALFKLIQQHGNVPEDDMRQAFNLGIGLVVVVAQSDVARTMDHLKAAGETGVVMGEVVKAS; this is encoded by the coding sequence ATGACTACCTATCGTGATGCCGGCGTGGATATTGAGGAAGGGGAAGAGGCGGTTAAACGGATAAAACCACTAGTTCGGCAAACATTTACCCCTGGTGTACTCACCGACATCGGGGCTTTTGGCGGCTTTTTTAAACTCGATAAAGACAGCTACGACGAGCCTGTACTGGTTTCATCTGTAGATGGCGTGGGGACAAAGCTCAAGGTGGCTTTCCTGATGGATCGCCACAATACGGTTGGTCAGGATCTGGTTAACCACTGTGTAAACGATATCGCAGTGTGCGGCGCGAAGCCGCTTTTCTTCCTGGATTACTTTTCCACAGGCAAACTGTCAGCTGGCACTGCCGTTTCGCTAATCGAAGGATTTGCCAAAGCCTGCAAAGAAAACGGATGTGCGCTGATTGGTGGAGAAACAGCTGAAATGCCTGACCTGTATGCTGCCGGCGAATACGACCTGGCCGGCACTGTGGTTGGGGTTGTAGAAAAAAGTCAGATTATAGATGGCAGCAACGTTAAGGAAGGCGATGTGCTCATTGGGTTGCCGTCAACCGGGCTACATACAAATGGGTATTCTCTGGCCCGCAAAGTGCTTTTTAATGCCTACGACGTACACGACAAGCCTACCGAGTTGGGTGGTGTTTCCGTAGGCGATGCCCTGCTGGCCATACATCGCTCTTATCTGGATATTATCCAATCACTTGCAACTGCGGGCCTTGTAAACGGCCTTGCTCACATTACGGGCGGGGGCATCCCGGGTAACACAGCGCGCATCATACCAGACGGACTCCAGGCCACTTATAATTATGATGCCTGGGAAGTGCCGGCGCTCTTCAAGCTGATTCAACAACATGGCAATGTGCCTGAAGACGATATGCGACAGGCATTCAACCTTGGCATTGGCCTCGTTGTGGTTGTGGCACAAAGTGATGTTGCGCGTACGATGGACCACTTGAAAGCGGCGGGTGAAACGGGTGTTGT